In Drosophila simulans strain w501 chromosome X, Prin_Dsim_3.1, whole genome shotgun sequence, one DNA window encodes the following:
- the LOC6726167 gene encoding serine protease SP24D encodes MLPLWTSLLVLCAAGVLAQNDTVVEPRIVGGTRAREGQFPHQISLRRRGSHTCGGSIISKDYVVTAAHCVKQGNNVAPANQLEIQAGSLLLSSGGVRVPVATVTVHPSYQGNGHDVAVLRLRNSLTFNSNIAAIKLATEDPPNDANVDISGWGAISQRGPLSNSLLYVQVKALSRETCQKSYLRQLPETTMCLLHPKDKGACYGDSGGPATYQGKLVGVASFVIGGCGRSAPDGYERVSKLRNWIAEKASV; translated from the exons ATGTTACCATTGTGGACTTCTCTACTCGTCCTTTGTGCAGCCGGAGTCCTGGCACAAAACGACACCGTAGTGGAGCCCCGCATTGTGGGCGGCACCAGGGCGAGGGAGGGTCAGTTTCCCCACCAGATCTCACTTCGTCGACGTGGAAGCCACACTTGTGGTGGCTCCATAATCTCGAAGGACTACGTTGTCACCGCCGCCCATTGCGTTAAGCAAGGCAACAATGT AGCTCCAGCTAACCAGCTGGAGATTCAGGCGGGCAGCCTGCTCCTTTCCAGCGGCGGAGTTCGCGTTCCCGTGGCCACCGTCACCGTGCATCCCAGTTACCAGGGCAATGGCCACGATGTCGCTGTGCTGCGACTGCGCAACTCGCTGACCTTCAACTCCAACATAGCTGCCATCAAACTGGCCACCGAAGATCCGCCCAACGATGCCAACGTGGACATCTCCGGCTGGGGCGCCATCTCCCAGCGCGGACCGCTCTCCAACTCCCTGCTGTACGTCCAGGTGAAGGCTCTGTCCCGGGAAACTTGCCAGAAGTCGTACTTGCGTCAGTTGCCGGAGACCACCATGTGCCTGCTGCATCCCAAGGACAAGGGTGCCTGCTACGGCGATTCCGGTGGTCCGGCCACCTACCAGGGCAAATTGGTCGGCGTGGCCAGTTTCGTCATCGGTGGCTGCGGACGATCTGCGCCCGATGGCTACGAAAGGGTCTCCAAACTGAGGAATTGGATCGCCGAGAAGGCCagtgtgtaa